From a single Hippopotamus amphibius kiboko isolate mHipAmp2 chromosome X, mHipAmp2.hap2, whole genome shotgun sequence genomic region:
- the SMIM10L2A gene encoding small integral membrane protein 10-like protein 2A has product MAASAALSAAAAAAALSGLAVRLSRSAAARGSYGAFCKGLTRTLITFFDLAWRLRMNFPYFYIVASVMLNVRLQVRIE; this is encoded by the coding sequence GCGTCAGCGGCCCTGtccgcagcggcggcggcggcggccctgTCGGGCCTGGCGGTGCGGCTGTCGCGCTCGGCAGCGGCCCGCGGCTCGTACGGCGCCTTCTGCAAGGGGCTCACGCGCACGCTGATCACCTTCTTCGACCTGGCCTGGCGGCTGCGCATGAACTTCCCCTACTTCTACATCGTGGCCTCGGTGATGCTCAACGTCCGCCTGCAGGTGCGGATCGAGTGA